Within the Deltaproteobacteria bacterium genome, the region TCTGCACGCAACGCATCCCAAATATTGGGTAGAGGTTCTAGCCTATTGGGCCGCCGTTTTGGCGACAATGATTTTGGTGATTCTTCCACGCCTAAGCCTATTGGTAATGACGATATCCCTGTAGAGCGAAAACCATGGGGTTGGCAACCATCCGGTCAGGATTAAGGACTCGCTTGTAATGGCCTAATATGACTTAGTCCTTAGATGGCCCAACCACTGTGAACTTAGCCAAGCTGATGGCAAAGCGCCCAGATTCGGGAATAAATGCCAGGATACCATCACCTTCTTTAAGGCGTCCTTCATTAAAAGCTTCTTCTAGCATGAGGTAGATACTGGCTGAGCCGGTATTTCCGCGTGTGGAAAGATTGGTAAACCACTTTTCCTCGGGGATAGGACACCCTGCGGCTTCAAGAGTTGCTTCGATTTTGTCATAGAAGAAATAGGAACTTAAGTGAGGCATGAAGTGGTCAATCTCTTCAGGCTTAATCTTTCCTTCGTCCACGAGACGCTTACCTTCTTTCAGCGCAGTCGCGACCATGCCTTCGGCAAGGAGGCTGGTATTTTGCCGAATAACCAGGAGTCCGTCTGCCTCGGCTTCACTTATTGTTGGATAAGATACCCAGGTGTTTTCGACAGTAGGGTTACTTGGGTCTGAAGTCCCCATATACATACAAGTGCTAAATTCGTGTGCATAAGAGCGAAGTTCAATCCAGTCAATCTTGAGAGATAAACCTTCTTTGGATGGCTTGTCTTGCATAACAACTGCACCTGCTCCATCGGAGAGCATCCATCTTAGAAAGTCGGCATTGAAGTAATCAAAAGACTCAGCAGTTTCATCTCGCGAAGCTGCAATTTCACTTTCCTTTTCAAATCGGCTGGACTTAAACCACACGCTGGGCAGTTCTGATGCACCGGCTACCACCAGCTTGTGCTCGCCGGTTCGGACGGTTTGCCACGCGCCTTTCATAGCCTCCATGCTGGAAACACAAACTCCGCCTACGGAGAGAATATCCATCGGACCACCGCCAATTCGTCCGTGAACCATGGACGCGAAGCCGGGCATAAGCACATCTGGAATAGTTGTCGCCATGGCAAGCATATCAATGTCTTCGGCGGTGTGACCGCCTCGTTTGAGCGCATCCTCTACAGAATGAGCGGCCATCTCTTCCACCAGGTGAGTGCGGTTACCGTCTTCGTCTAACGCGTAGTAGCGAGTCTTGATTCCGTTAGCTTGTAAGATACGTTTCTTGTACTTACTTGGCTCCCCTCCGACCATGCCAAGATAGTCCTCCATCTCGTCATTGCCGATTGCTTTGCCGGGAAGGAATTTGCCAATTGAGGTGATGTATACATCTTTTAGGCTGTTGTCTGACATTTTAGCTGACTCCAAGGTTTCTTGGCGGTCCCATTTTATGGGTAGGCCAAACGATATATATAAAGTTACTGAGTTGGACAGAGTCAGGCAAGCAGGGCTATCATATTGATGAAGCCAGAATGGCTTAAGCCTATAGAAAATCTAGGTTTTCGAACTATTGGTTTTTGGAGGAAAAAGTGAGTGAGGCGGCGCTTCTAGCATCTGAAAAAAAACTGGTCCGGGCACCGTTTATGTATAAGCAATGGATGGTGGCTGGGAACACCCAAGCATTCATCCGGATGCTTACCAATGACTTTGGCGACTTTGTTCACTACCGAGGTATTCTAAATTTTTATGTCATTAATCACCCAGATCTGATTCGCCAAGTTCTACAAAAAACGAATAAGAAATACGACAAGGGAACCGACATCTACACTCGGTTTCGTGCAGTTTTTAAATCGGGATTGGTTACTTCTGAAGGTGCTCATTGGGCAAAGCAAAGAAAGCTGATCCAGCCGTTACTCAAACCCGTCTTTGTTCGTAGCTTGGTTCCGCTAATGTGCGAGAGTTCAGCAGGTATGGCTGATGAGTGGTCACAAAGTTCTGGTGATGGAACCATGCGAAACGTTGCTCGCGATATGAGCAGGCTAACTCTAGAGATTGCAGGGAAATGTCTCTTCAGCAGTGATTTCGAAGGTTATCGAACGAAAATTATCGAGTGGAGTGAATTTATTAATGAGTACAGTGGGATGACGCCTTATCCCGTTATTCGCAGTCCTTGGTTTCCCAGCCCGGCCAATTTCAAAATGAAACGGGTCTTGAGAGAGTTTCATGATTTTGTCGGTGCTCTTTATGATGAACGGGTTCGTGGCGGGTCGAAAAATCAAGACCTCTTTTCATTGCTTCTCGGAGCTCGCCATGAGGAGCTTGAGGGGGGGATGTCCAGAGAAGAATTAACCGACGAAGTCGTGACAATGATATTTGGAGGACACGAGACATCTGCCACAGCTTTAACCTGGGCTTGGTCTTTGTTAGCCCAAAACAAAGACGTTGAGGCCAAACTCCATGAAGAGCTTGATACAGTTTTGAACGGCCGTGATCCCACTCCTGAGGATGTCTCAAAACTCAAATATACAAAAATGGTTATCGATGAAGCGATGCGTATGGGACCACCATTTTGGTTCGAGAACCGCAATGCGATTGAAGAGGATGAACTTTGGGGGGAGACGATACCCGAGGGCTCGCTGATCATGTTCAGTCGGCACGCGATGCACATGCATCCAGAGTTCTGGGACAACCCAACTGAATTCCGTCCCGAACGATTCGCGCCGTCCGCAAGTAAAGAACGGACCAAGTTTGCCTATATCCCATTTGGTGGGGGACCGAGGATTTGTGCCGGAATTACGTTTGCCACCATCGAGTTGGTGATTGCCTTAGCAACCTTGGCGAATAAGTTTACCATCGAGCTTGATGAAAGCGCATCCACAGAAGTGGAAGCCAAACTTACGATGACACCTAAAGGCGGTGTTCCCGCTTATATCAAATTGCGCAACCGCCCCTAGTCAGGACATTTTGACTGCGTCTTTTAATTCTTTCGCAAGCTGCTTTAACCCGTCTTGGTGAATAACCGTAAAGTGGTCGCCGGGAAGCGTTTCCTGACGAATAATTGTTTGAACCCAGCTACTCCAACCCATATCCAATGGAGCGTTTTCGTGCTCTTTCAAGGGTGTAGCAGCTTTGTAGATGGAAGCTGGCCCAGCATAGGATTTCCCCTCGTATTGTGACATCGCTAAAAAGTTTTGACGGCTCA harbors:
- a CDS encoding cytochrome P450, which produces MSEAALLASEKKLVRAPFMYKQWMVAGNTQAFIRMLTNDFGDFVHYRGILNFYVINHPDLIRQVLQKTNKKYDKGTDIYTRFRAVFKSGLVTSEGAHWAKQRKLIQPLLKPVFVRSLVPLMCESSAGMADEWSQSSGDGTMRNVARDMSRLTLEIAGKCLFSSDFEGYRTKIIEWSEFINEYSGMTPYPVIRSPWFPSPANFKMKRVLREFHDFVGALYDERVRGGSKNQDLFSLLLGARHEELEGGMSREELTDEVVTMIFGGHETSATALTWAWSLLAQNKDVEAKLHEELDTVLNGRDPTPEDVSKLKYTKMVIDEAMRMGPPFWFENRNAIEEDELWGETIPEGSLIMFSRHAMHMHPEFWDNPTEFRPERFAPSASKERTKFAYIPFGGGPRICAGITFATIELVIALATLANKFTIELDESASTEVEAKLTMTPKGGVPAYIKLRNRP
- a CDS encoding beta-ketoacyl-ACP synthase III, giving the protein MSDNSLKDVYITSIGKFLPGKAIGNDEMEDYLGMVGGEPSKYKKRILQANGIKTRYYALDEDGNRTHLVEEMAAHSVEDALKRGGHTAEDIDMLAMATTIPDVLMPGFASMVHGRIGGGPMDILSVGGVCVSSMEAMKGAWQTVRTGEHKLVVAGASELPSVWFKSSRFEKESEIAASRDETAESFDYFNADFLRWMLSDGAGAVVMQDKPSKEGLSLKIDWIELRSYAHEFSTCMYMGTSDPSNPTVENTWVSYPTISEAEADGLLVIRQNTSLLAEGMVATALKEGKRLVDEGKIKPEEIDHFMPHLSSYFFYDKIEATLEAAGCPIPEEKWFTNLSTRGNTGSASIYLMLEEAFNEGRLKEGDGILAFIPESGRFAISLAKFTVVGPSKD